The genomic interval CATGAGAACTGGGCTTCCTGGGGACAGAGGCCAGAGTGAGGTAGTCAGGCTCTAGGCCTCAGGTCTGACTCAGGATCTCCTTCAAACCTTAATTGTTACTCTTTTCCCTCTCTAGCTGTCCAGAATAGCCCTAAGGGTTGCCACCGGGACAAGAGGACCCAGATTGTCTACAATGATGATGTCTATGAGGAAAACCTTGTGGATGACTTCTAGGGAATGGAGCTGGATTCCTTGTGCCTCATACGCCCCCAATGCTGGTCTCAGTAAAACACTGAGGTGGAAGCTCACAcaccttcctcagcctctggttTTTCAGCACTTGGGATTGGGGTTAAGCCTTTAAAAACGGCTGTCAGATTATATTTTCAGTTGTTAACATCGTCAGTACACATCCCCCGCTCCTTTACCCCACAAGGATCTGGAACACAGTTATTATTGCAGCTGTTTTAATTTGATCCCATGCCCCTTTCCAGCAGGAAAACCCTCATAGAAAACCCAGATCCTCATCTTTGAGTTTCTCCTTGAGCCAGGGCAGCACTTGGAAGAGATTGACGTGAAAGTCCCGGGCGTGAGCAGGTACCTGCTGTTGCAGTCTGTGGTCTTTGCAGACATCCACTACTCCCCAGCTGATCACACCAACCTGCAGAGGTGAGGGGATGCTATGGATCATTTTGTAGAGTTTCATCCTAATGTCAGGAAGCATGGTTATCCCGAGTGCATCTGAGCTGATCCAAGGGAATGAGACTAGATATCCAGCTCAACCCTGTTCTTGCCTTGCAGGCCAGACACATAACACTAAAGTGATCTGTTCAGAGACTAACTCTAAGGTTAGGCGGGCTCTGTCCTATTACCAGCTACGTTCAGTGAGCTTTCCTGCTTTGGGGTCCATGCTGACCATTTAGCATCTCCCCACAGATAGGAAGGGGAATACTCACTTGAATGAAGCGACTTTTCTTGTGAATAATCAGAGGACCACCAGAGTCACCTGTAGGAGAGAAGCTTTAGGGAAAGGACTATTGGGCCTCAGGAACTTATAAGAACCAGACTCCTCTCACCTTTGCAAGTATTGGGATCAGCATAGGGATATACCCCTCCAGTGCAGAGGAACCTAGGGGTGACAACTTCTGAGATATCCTTGACTTTATCATAGCCTGGAGCATATTGAGCATCTCTCTCACAGCTGGCTTTCTAAAGGGGAGCATGGGGGAGAAAGGGATGATGAACAAAGCCGACTTAAGTCAGGCCTAGAGGACCTTAGGATTCCCCATTCCTCACCTTATCCCCATTCTTGATGTAAACCTCCTTTCGAGTCagctttttctcttcctcagaaaCAAACATTGCTTTGACATCCTTGACAGGGAGCAGCTCTTCCTCTGAACAGGTGGACAGACTGGGTTACTCCAgttctcccctcccaccccattGCTTCTGTCTTAACAGATGTCCTTCAAGCCCTTCCTGAGCTAGGCATCATTTGCTCCTGCTACACCTCCCCCTCGCATCTCCTGGAGTCTTAACTTTGTCCCATCCCAGAATATGCCTTACTGTGTTGCTTGCAAGTGGCTGTCTGAGGGAGTCGCAAAGCTCGAGTTGTTCCCTCGGTGCAGGGCAGACAAATGGGCCTGTTACAGAGGTGAGGACAGTCAGGAGCAGCAAATGGCCTGCCCTGCACCCCTGTCCTCCAGTCCaccttccccagcctcctttcCTCAGGGACCCAGATTCTCTCACCTAAGAGTCTGGCTGTACTTCAGTTTATTCTTGAGCTTGATCAAGGCAACGTCATAGTCATAAAATTCAgaaattcctttttcctttttcccattgATGTTGTAGTTGGGGTGAAATAGGACTTCTTCTATCTCCAGGTCCTGCCTCTTCCCTCCTGATGGGGGAAGAGAGGGCAGCCTCCTGACTCTGACCCAGTGTCATCCTGACTTCTGGTTTTCCCTACCCCCAACTTTTTAGAGGGAAGGGCAGAGTTCAGGGTGGCAAGGAAGTGGGAGGTATGGCCGGAGCTCAGGGCCCATCTGCTGCATCCTTACCCACGCTGACCTTGATTGAGTGTTTTTGGTCATCCACAGTGAAACAGTGTGCCGCTGTCAGCACAAAGTACTCAGACACCACAGCCCCCATACAGTTCTCATGTCCCTTCAAAGGGCGCTGGGAACAGAACAGTGAAGGGGGAAAAGCCAGTCTGATGTGCATATTTTGTTCTTCCTCTGCCCTCTTTGCCCCTTCCACCTTCCCTCCCACAAGTACCTACTAGGATATGGTACTTACAGTGACTGAGATCTTGGCATGCCATGGTTGCTTGTGGTAATCAGTACCTTTCCTGTGTTCCCAAACCATGCCGCAGAGCCCCAGAGTCTGGGTTTCATCTAGCCGAAAGGAAAGTGCTGAAAGCTAGAGACCCTTCATCCTTCATCCCCAAGTGGCAGCAGCCATTTCAGAAGgaatccccaccccccaccctgcaTGTCTATGGGGAACAGAAGCCCACATAGAGAAAAAGGCTGAGAGCATTTGTTATGTTAGGAAACAAGAAAACACTGGGGTAGTGAAAGGCCTTGGGACCAAATCAGGGACCTGCTGTTTTCAGACCCACTTTTGTTGCTAGCTTTCTTTCCCTTAGTATCAATTaccacatttgtaaaatgaagtagAAAGTCCTGATGTTGCTGTAATTCTAAGATCAGGAAGTGGACAGTGGCAGGAAACAAGAATAGTGACATAGAGGAATAAGAAAAGGTTTCCAAGGTCCGGGAAGTATCAGTTGTAGAATGcgtgtctagcatgtgtgaggccctggattctatccccagaaaggaagggagggagggagggaggaggaggtagagggaAATGAGCAATTTGATGAGATCTGAGTTTCCTAATATTCGTCTtatgcttttgtgtattcttaCCAATCATTTGGTAGAAAACATCCTCCAGATTTTCCATGTCCTTGACTTTGAACACATGCCGCTCATTGTCCTTCTTGGAAGCCAAAGCATTGATGTTCACTTCGTCCACCAGAGGCCCGACCCCAAACACATATACATCTAAGGAAGGAAAAGGCAGAGTAAGGGTCCAGGCCCTGAGAAAGCATGATGCTAGGTCTTTGGCAGGTCACTCACCCAAATAATCCTCCCTTGGGTTTTTGCGATCCCTGCCAATGTCCAGCAAGTCCCGGATCTCACCAATAATAGTTACTGGATCCCCACCCATGTTGTACAAGCCTGCAGAGAAGACAAGGACCATGTGGGCAGGAGAGGAAAAGAATCAAAGAACATTAATTGGGAAAGGCAGTGACAACACACATGGCTGAGTAGCAGGTTGGAGATGGGATGGAGGTGACAGATCATAGAAGGCCTTGGGGAGAAGGATCCCACCTTTAAAAGGGTCATTGGAAAACTCAACAGCCAGCTATGAGCAGTGTTCAGGACCCCAACTCAAGTGTTACATGTAGATTTGAGGGTGGGGAGTCTGGGTAGGAAAAAGGTCCCTTCTGACCATCAGTCATCAGGATGATGACGTGGCGGGTACGGTTCCAGCCTTCAGGGGGGACATCTCCTGCCCAGTTCATCATGTTGTACACTGCCTGGAGGGCCCTCTTGGTATTAGTCCCTGTCTTCAATTTGTGGTCTGTAGAAAGGGAAAAGGTCATCACCTCACCTGGTCTTCCAAGCCATCCTTGAGCCTATCACAACTGAGATCCCACATCCTTCATCTTGATGGATTGTCATCCCTTTGACTATAAAATTGCCCTATCAGCACCCAATATGTCCCCACTAACCCCCATTACCCAGTAACCCTGCCATCCATCTTTAACTACAATGTATGGTACCCGCCCCTGCCCCCTCTACCCCTTCCCCCACAATATCTCTGAGGCTTCTGACTTCTCTGACCCCCCAGTTAACCTGAGAGCTTCCCTTTCTTAACCTCTGACCTTCGTAACTGATTTGGTTGAGTTTCTCTGTGACCCAGTCTGCATCGCTGCTCTTTTGATCAGACACTCTGATCACAACTTTGGGTTCTGTGGCATATGTCACTAGAGCATATCTTGGCCTCACCCCATAACTTGCTATCTGTGAGTGAGAAGAGTAAGAGGTCATGGCATTGAAAGTACAATATTATAGTTAGAAAAATTCAGCACCTTTTTTAGGACAGAAAGACCACAGTAAGAAGCTCAGGCTGAAGTTCATGGAGGAGGCTGTGTCAAGCATTAAATTACCACTTCACCTTAAAAGGAAAGGACAGAATAAGACCTGGAGATTTTACTGGGATGCTGTGGTTCAGAGAGACGGGGAGCACAAAGGAACTTAGTCCTGGAAGGGCAGCAAGGTCCAGTCAGGATCCCCACATTCAAGGGGAAGGGGATTCCACCTTCTCAATTAAGTTGGCGAGACACCTCTTAGCCCCTGTGAAGTTGCCGGTCCCAATGCTGTCAGATCCATCCAGCACCAGGTATATGTTCATGGAGCCTGAGGGATCCAGGACAATCTTCCGCTTCTGTTGTTCCCCTGGATGCCAGCAGAGAGACTCAGGTTTCAGGATGCATGTTTCTCCTGCAACTCCCCCAattccctgctcttcctcccaactctgctcaAACCTGGGCTGTGCCCGTCTTCAGCATCAACTCCTTCTATGGTCTCTGTCAGGGAAGACAGGAAGGCTTCGGCCACCTCTTGAGGGGTGTCATACATGAAGGTGTCTGGGAAAGGTCAGAACTCAGGTCAAATAGCTGAAGGGTCAAGGACAGTGACCAGAAAGACAGGATGATGTGTTTCTAGGATGGGAAGGGCTTGGAAGTAAGAAAGCTCTACAGAGTTTGGAAGAAGTTAGGAGAAGCTGGGTTGAAGAGAGAAGGAGACAGTGCCTTGCTGTGGGAACATTAGGACTGGAGAGTAGGATCTGACCTGGGAGCCCAAGTCAAGACTCACCTTGGCAGGAAGGCTCTGTCCCACTCCAAGATCCACCTTCCTGGCATTTTCGCTGTTGGGAGCCACGCAGGGTAAGCCCCCGGCTACAGTGGTAAGTGACTGTGTCTTCAAGGCGGTACTGGCTTCCCACCTTCCTCGTGCCAATGGGAATGCCCGGGTTTGGGCAGTACCCCGCTGCAGAGGCCGAGAGGGCAGGTCAGAGAACAGTTGTGATGCCTGTTCCTTGGGGATGGATGTGTAAGGGAGAGAGTGTGGTCAACAGGAGCAGGCAGGCTTCTCACCTCCATCATCGCAGATTGCTGTTTGCCCATCCCATCGGCCATTTACTTGGCAGGTGCGATTGGCAGAGCCCCGGAGAATGTATCCATGGTAGCATTGGAAAGAGATCTCATCGCTCACATTGTAATAAGAAGACCTGGGCCAGTAGTACCCATTCTCAAATTCCTGAGGTCTTGGGCAATAAATCGCTTTGGGGAGGAGGACAAGTAAAAGTCATCAAGATAGAAGGGCTATCTTCAGGGTATCCCTCTTGCTCTCAGAGACCTTGTCACTGAGAAACAGCAAGTCCCTGGTCTGCTGATCTGCTCCCAATTCCTGATCATTCTCTTCACTGCCACAGCTGCCAGATACAGGGCAAATGTTTAGTGAAGGTGAGCCCCTCTGCCTCCCAGATTTTTACCTGCACCCCTAGGGCTGCCCCTTACCCTGTTTAGCCAAACCTGTTGGGCTGCTGGCCTCAACACAGCTCTAATCTCACCCAAGGCGTGCTGACCTTGGCTACCACCTGCCCCATCATCCCCTGTCTCAGCACATCCCTGTTCTCACtgcctctaacctctgcactctgctttCTTGACAATCTTTTGGTCTCGAGTCTTTAGGGAACTCCAGGACCCTGTGGATCTGCAGGTGCGTGTCTGGACAGGGTATGGGTAGAAGCCAGAGGGACATATGTACTCCAGGGTCTTGCCCTCTTGGAGAAGTTGGAAGGAGCCACCTTTGATCTCTACCCCCTCCAGAGAGCAGGAGCCTTGGGGCTGGGCCAGCAATGGAATTGTGTTCACACCTGAAAAGAAATACTGGTGAAGCTCGGCCCTGCAAAGTCAAGGAAGAATGCTGGGGGCagcaggagggtgggggtgacCCTTTCTTACCTCCAGGCAAGAGGCCCAAGACCAAAGATACCAGACAGAGGTGGGGGCTGAGATGGCACCCCATGGTGATAGAAGGCAGGAGAGAAGTGGGCGAGCTGGGGTCAGGAGGGCTTCTCCAGGTTCCTTCTGTGTGCCTGCTTGGCTCAGTGTCCAAGCTGAAACTCTAGACCTAAGTCTAGTGGCACTCCCTTCCCCACCAACCCCCAGCCTTTTATGCAATCTGTTCTGGCACCTGCAGCTTGTCCAGCCTTCCCTATACACATCACTTTCCGGGAATGTTCAAGCAGGAGGGCCCCACTGAGCTGCCAATTGAAGAAACAGAAACTACACAAGCCCCACCCTTTGCTGCCCAAGGTCTGGGACTCTCCCCTTTGACACTTCATATCAGCTTCCAGGTTCTCCCCAACAATCCCAGACCACCCTAGCTAGAGACCAGAAATAGTCCCCCAGCTGGTTCCCCTGTTGACTGTGTTATAGGGCAGAGTCCAGCTGCTGTTTGTCCAGCAGGGTCTCTGACCTTCCTGGAATCATTCTGccctccccatcccccaggcAGAGGTACAGACAGATGTGGAAATcatcaatttttattaatttcataacTGGGAAATTTCATGTGAAAGTGAAAGGAACACGTTATGTTTACCAGGGGGAGGGATTtgagcaggagcaggaggggaaGATGCAGCGGGCAGACACACTGGCCAGCACCCCGGGGGACCTTCCTGCTTGTGCTTGCTGTGTCTGGGCTCCTGAATTCACACAGCTAGAATTGAGGATGGGCCACAGGGTCTGAGGGTAGGTGTTCAGGGGTAGGAGATAGGAGAGAAGGCAGATCCTGGCAAGATAGCCAAGGGATTGGTGGCCATGATTAGAGGGGCAAGAAATTCAGAACACCCTCCAGATGCTGCCTCAGCCAGGGTTGTAGGCGGAAGAGGTTAATGTGGAAGTCTCGGGGTGGTGG from Ictidomys tridecemlineatus isolate mIctTri1 chromosome 8, mIctTri1.hap1, whole genome shotgun sequence carries:
- the Cfb gene encoding complement factor B, whose amino-acid sequence is MGCHLSPHLCLVSLVLGLLPGGVNTIPLLAQPQGSCSLEGVEIKGGSFQLLQEGKTLEYICPSGFYPYPVQTRTCRSTGSWSSLKTRDQKIVKKAECRAIYCPRPQEFENGYYWPRSSYYNVSDEISFQCYHGYILRGSANRTCQVNGRWDGQTAICDDGAGYCPNPGIPIGTRKVGSQYRLEDTVTYHCSRGLTLRGSQQRKCQEGGSWSGTEPSCQDTFMYDTPQEVAEAFLSSLTETIEGVDAEDGHSPGEQQKRKIVLDPSGSMNIYLVLDGSDSIGTGNFTGAKRCLANLIEKIASYGVRPRYALVTYATEPKVVIRVSDQKSSDADWVTEKLNQISYEDHKLKTGTNTKRALQAVYNMMNWAGDVPPEGWNRTRHVIILMTDGLYNMGGDPVTIIGEIRDLLDIGRDRKNPREDYLDVYVFGVGPLVDEVNINALASKKDNERHVFKVKDMENLEDVFYQMIDETQTLGLCGMVWEHRKGTDYHKQPWHAKISVTRPLKGHENCMGAVVSEYFVLTAAHCFTVDDQKHSIKVSVGGKRQDLEIEEVLFHPNYNINGKKEKGISEFYDYDVALIKLKNKLKYSQTLRPICLPCTEGTTRALRLPQTATCKQHKEELLPVKDVKAMFVSEEEKKLTRKEVYIKNGDKKASCERDAQYAPGYDKVKDISEVVTPRFLCTGGVYPYADPNTCKGDSGGPLIIHKKSRFIQVGVISWGVVDVCKDHRLQQQVPAHARDFHVNLFQVLPWLKEKLKDEDLGFL